The genome window CGCCCAGCGAGTTGGCGATCTCCTTGTTGGAGAAGCCGCTGGCCATCAGCCGCAGGATCTCGGTCTCGCGGTCGGTCAGCGGATCGGGCCGGTCCAGGCTGACGAAGTCGTTGCGCATGTGCTCCAGCCCGGAGAGCAGGCGCTGGGTCACCGCCGGCTGCACCAGCGAGCCGCCGCCGGCCACGGTGCGGATCGCGCCGACCAGTTGTTCCAGCGACACGTCCTTGAGCAGATAGCCCTTGGCCCCGGCCTTGAGCCCGGCCAGCACCAGCTGGTCGTCGTCGAAGGTGGTCAGGATGATGGTCGGCGGCAGCGCCGCGGCACGCGACAGCACCTGCAGCGCCTCCAGCCCGGACATCGACGGCATGCGCATGTCCATCAGCACCACGTCGGGGACCACCTGCGGGATCAGCTCCACCGCCTGGCGGCCGTCGCTGGCCTCGGCCACCACCTCGATGCCGCCGTCCAGCGCCAACAGCGAGCGGATGCCCTGCCGCACCAGGGTTTGATCGTCGACCAGACACACACGGATCATCACAACACTCCTTGGGAAACGGCGGGCGACAGCAGGGTGGCGGCGCCGGGAACCGCGGCGCGCAGGCGGAAGCCCGCGCCGGGCGCGGCGGCCACGTCCAGGCTGCCGCCGTACTGGCTCAGGCGCTCGCGCATGCCGCGCAGGCCGTTGCCGGGGGCCAGGGTCTCGCAACCGCGGCCATCGTCGCGCGCCTGGATCACCACCTGCGGACCGTCGCGGCGCACCTCGATCCACAGATTGTCGGCCTGGGCGTGGCGTACCGCGTTGGTGATGATTTCCTGGGTGCAGCGCAGCAACACGTGCGCGCGCTCGGGATCCTCAACGGTCAGCGGCTCCTCCACCTGCAGGTGGATCTGCAGCGACGGCACGCGCTCGGCCAGCGGCCGCAGCGCCGCCGCCAGGTCGATCGCGC of Xanthomonas sacchari contains these proteins:
- a CDS encoding response regulator, whose product is MIRVCLVDDQTLVRQGIRSLLALDGGIEVVAEASDGRQAVELIPQVVPDVVLMDMRMPSMSGLEALQVLSRAAALPPTIILTTFDDDQLVLAGLKAGAKGYLLKDVSLEQLVGAIRTVAGGGSLVQPAVTQRLLSGLEHMRNDFVSLDRPDPLTDRETEILRLMASGFSNKEIANSLGVAEGTIKNHVSNILSKLGVRDRTRAVLKAFELQLV